The DNA sequence TCGTCGGGAGTCTCGGCGAACACGACGTTCTACGGAATATTTCCACTTCGCGTAGGTCCATACTCGGGACTTCGACACACGGTCCGACCGACGGTCGGGTTCAGCTATCAACCGGATTTTTATTCCGACGCATGGGGCTATACACGTACATGGACGGACACCACCGGCGCACCGACTACGTATGCCATAGTGAGCGGCGTTCGTCGGGGCGAGCAGCGAGCACTGAATTACTCCGTGTCAAATACCTTCGAGACCAAACGAGTCGCCGACGATTCCACACAGACCGGGCCCGCAAGAACAACCAAGCTTCTGAATCTGGACATCAGCAGTCGATACAACTTTGCGGCCGACTCACTGAGAATGGGAGACATCTCGCTTTCGGCGCGCACGAGCATCCTCGGGAAACTGGACCTGAATTTCAGATCGACATTCTCGCCATACAATGTGGATGACACTGGCCGAATCGTCGACGATTATGTGTTCAATTTGCGCGGACTGGATCTCGCTCGACTTACACAGTTCTCCATCTCCGCCAGAACGTCGGTTCGAAGTGGTCGACGTTCGGGAGCGCAGAGACCGGTCGAGAATCCCCGGGCGAACCCTGATCCATTCAGTCCCGTCGCAACGCCGGGACTCGATCCGACGCTGAACCAGATTGTTGGCAGTACGGCGTACAGCGATTTTTCCATCCCGTGGTCGCTCACGGCCGATTTCACGTACGGACTGACGCGAAGCGGAACATCATCGATCCGGCGTGCCATTCTGAACACAAGCGTCGATTTCAATCTGACGCCGAATTGGAAAGTATCGGCACGAACCGGGTACGATTTTGAGCAGCGAGATATCGTCACCACGACCGTCGCACTCTATCGCGATTTCGAGTGTTGGCAGATGTCGATCAACTGGATCCCGTTCGGAGACTTTCAGTCTTACGGCTTCGACCTGCATGTCAAGAGCGGCCATCTCGCCGATCTACTACGTCTCCGTCAGCCCCGTGACGACGTACAGGGACGCTTCACGCGCCTGAGCGGCCTGTAGCTACGTAGCGCCGCTGCCTCCGGCCGACTCCACCGAGCTTATTCAGCGACCCAGTTCCACCGGCTTGCCTTAATGGCGACCGGAGCGTCGTGAGTTTCGCTCGTTCCGGTGCGGACGCGCATTTCGCAGTCGCCCGCGGCCACCCTGTACTCTACCACAGCACCGAGATACTGTTGACTTAAAAGGCGGACCTCAAGCCCGGCGTATTCCGGTACGAGTTCGAGGTGCTCAGGACGGACCGCCAGTCGCATTCCCGGCGCTGACTCTTGCCCGGTCAACGCCTGAACGACTCGCGGATCGGAAATCACGTTCGCGCCGCCCAGGAATCGGGCCACGAAGGCAGTCTGTGGGTTTTCGTACAGTTCGCGCGGCGTACCAAATTCGATGAGCGTCCCGCCATTCATGACGCCGAGATGATCAGACAGCGCTAGGGCTTCCTCCTGATCGTGAGTTACGTAGATGGTCGTAATACCAAGTCGTTGCTGCAGTGCCCGAAGCTCTTCCCGGGTTCGTTCCCGTAACTCCACGTCGAGATTCGACAGCGGCTCGTCAAACAGGAGGACCTGCGGTTCGACCGCCAGTGCGCGGGCGACCGCAACCCGCTGCTGTTGCCCGCCCGACAGCATCGTGACCGGACGATCGGCGAGACCATCGAGACCCACACGACCCAGCGCCTCCGCGACGCGACGCCTTCGATCGGACTTCGGGACGCGTCGTACACGGAGACCGTACTCCACGTTGCCTCCGACCGTCATCGTCGGGAAGAGCGCGTAACTCTGGAAGACCATCGCTGTCGGACGCTCTTGTGGCGGGTCCGCGGTGACGTCGC is a window from the Rhodothermales bacterium genome containing:
- a CDS encoding ABC transporter ATP-binding protein, which gives rise to MTQSPQSSGDKSGPRTAPGSEGDGVLLNEVTKRFDSTIAANGVTLRVGEGELLSLLGPSGCGKTTLLRIVAGFEQPDKGSVIVHGRDVTADPPQERPTAMVFQSYALFPTMTVGGNVEYGLRVRRVPKSDRRRRVAEALGRVGLDGLADRPVTMLSGGQQQRVAVARALAVEPQVLLFDEPLSNLDVELRERTREELRALQQRLGITTIYVTHDQEEALALSDHLGVMNGGTLIEFGTPRELYENPQTAFVARFLGGANVISDPRVVQALTGQESAPGMRLAVRPEHLELVPEYAGLEVRLLSQQYLGAVVEYRVAAGDCEMRVRTGTSETHDAPVAIKASRWNWVAE